One genomic segment of Pseudomonas sp. p1(2021b) includes these proteins:
- a CDS encoding endonuclease/exonuclease/phosphatase family protein: protein MNPEAGSPGFVSVSQAPTVSRVRVLTVNTHKGFTAFNRRFILPELREAVRSTQADIVFLQEVLGSHDRHAARYPGWPQTSQYEFLADSMWSDFAYGRNAVYPDGHHGNALLSKYPIIEHRNLDVSITGPERRGLLHCILDVPGQRPVHAICVHLSLLESHRQKQLHLLRRLLDSLPADEPVIIAGDFNDWQLRGNRTLGRHRDLHEAFERHHGLLARTYPARLPLLRLDRIYLRNAESHAPRILGHKPWTHLSDHLPLAVEVRL from the coding sequence GTGAACCCCGAAGCCGGCAGTCCAGGTTTCGTCAGTGTCAGCCAGGCCCCCACCGTGAGTCGGGTGCGGGTGCTGACCGTGAACACCCACAAAGGCTTCACCGCCTTCAACCGGCGCTTCATCCTGCCGGAGTTGCGCGAGGCGGTGCGCAGCACCCAGGCCGATATCGTCTTCCTCCAGGAAGTGCTCGGCAGCCACGACCGCCATGCCGCCCGCTACCCCGGCTGGCCGCAGACCTCGCAGTACGAATTTCTCGCCGACAGCATGTGGAGCGACTTCGCCTACGGCCGCAACGCGGTGTACCCCGACGGCCACCATGGCAACGCCTTGCTGTCGAAATACCCGATCATCGAACACCGCAACCTCGACGTGTCGATCACTGGCCCCGAGCGCCGTGGCCTGTTGCACTGCATCCTCGATGTGCCGGGCCAGCGCCCGGTGCATGCCATCTGCGTGCACCTGTCGCTGCTCGAAAGCCACCGGCAGAAACAGCTGCACTTGCTGCGCCGGCTGCTCGATAGCCTGCCGGCCGATGAACCGGTGATCATCGCTGGCGATTTCAACGACTGGCAGTTGCGTGGCAACCGCACCCTGGGCCGCCACCGCGACCTGCACGAGGCCTTCGAGCGCCACCATGGCCTGCTTGCCCGCACCTACCCGGCGCGCCTGCCCTTGCTGCGCCTGGACCGCATCTACCTGCGCAACGCCGAAAGCCATGCGCCCAGGATCCTTGGGCACAAACCCTGGACGCACCTGTCGGACCACCTGCCACTGGCCGTGGAGGTGCGGCTCTAG
- the glgB gene encoding 1,4-alpha-glucan branching protein GlgB codes for MNAITRENGGLRQRDLDALARAEHADPFAVLGPHGDGAGGLFVRAFLPNALNARVLARHDGRVLAEMEQGSLPGLFTAHLEEAHPYLLQIGWAGGEQVTEDPYSFGPQLGEMDLYLFAEGNHRDLSGRFGAQPMHADGVDGVCFSVWAPNARRVSVVGDFNNWDGRRHPMRLRHDAGVWELFVPRLGVGEAYKFEVLGRDGVLPLKADPLARATELPPSTASKVAAALSHSWQDHEWMQQRAERHAYRAPLSIYELHAGSWRCELDDAGEIARFYNWRELAERLVPYVQDLGFTHIELLPIMEHPFGGSWGYQPLSLFAPTSRYGTAEDFAAFVDACHQGGIGVILDWVPAHFPTDEHGLARFDGTALYEYDNPLEGFHQDWNTLIYNLGRNEVRGFMLASALHWLKYFHIDGLRVDAVASMLYRDYSRKAGEWVPNRHGGRENLEAIDFIRHLNTVAAHEAPGALIIAEESTAWPGVSQPVQQGGLGFAYKWNMGWMHDTLHYIQNDPVHRAYHHNEMSFGLIYAYSEHFILPISHDEVVHGKHSLIDKMPGDRWQKFANLRAYLAFMWAHPGKKLLFMGCEFGQWREWNHDHQLDWYLLQYPEHQGVQRLVADLNRLYRELPALHEQDCQPQGFQWLIGDDAHNSVYAWLRWSSAGEPLLVVANFTPVPREGYRIGVPFGERWRELLNSDAELYAGTNVGNLGAVASEQMPSHGQPLSLALNLPPLGVLVMKPA; via the coding sequence ATGAATGCAATCACGCGTGAAAACGGCGGCCTTCGGCAACGGGACCTGGATGCCCTGGCCCGCGCCGAGCACGCCGACCCGTTCGCGGTATTGGGCCCGCACGGCGATGGTGCAGGTGGCCTGTTCGTCCGCGCCTTCCTGCCCAACGCCCTCAATGCCCGCGTGCTGGCCCGCCACGATGGGCGCGTGCTGGCCGAGATGGAGCAGGGCAGCCTGCCGGGGCTGTTCACCGCACACCTGGAGGAAGCCCACCCGTACCTGTTGCAGATCGGCTGGGCCGGTGGCGAGCAGGTCACCGAGGACCCCTACAGCTTCGGCCCGCAACTGGGCGAGATGGACCTTTACCTGTTCGCCGAAGGCAACCACCGCGACCTTTCCGGGCGCTTCGGCGCCCAGCCGATGCACGCCGACGGCGTCGACGGGGTGTGCTTCTCGGTGTGGGCGCCGAATGCGCGGCGGGTGTCGGTGGTGGGCGACTTCAACAACTGGGACGGCCGTCGCCACCCCATGCGCCTGCGCCACGATGCCGGTGTCTGGGAGCTGTTCGTACCGCGCCTGGGCGTGGGCGAGGCCTACAAGTTCGAGGTGCTCGGCCGCGATGGCGTGTTGCCGCTCAAGGCCGACCCCCTGGCCCGTGCCACCGAGCTGCCGCCCAGCACCGCCTCCAAGGTGGCCGCGGCGCTCAGCCACTCTTGGCAGGATCACGAGTGGATGCAGCAGCGCGCCGAGCGCCACGCCTACCGGGCACCGCTGTCGATCTACGAACTGCACGCCGGGTCCTGGCGTTGCGAGCTGGACGACGCCGGTGAGATCGCACGCTTCTACAACTGGCGGGAACTGGCCGAGCGCCTGGTGCCCTATGTGCAGGATCTGGGGTTCACCCATATCGAGCTGCTGCCGATCATGGAGCACCCCTTCGGCGGTTCCTGGGGCTACCAGCCGCTGTCGCTGTTCGCCCCCACGTCCCGCTATGGAACTGCCGAGGACTTCGCGGCCTTCGTCGATGCCTGTCACCAGGGCGGCATCGGAGTGATCCTCGACTGGGTTCCGGCGCATTTCCCCACCGACGAGCATGGCCTTGCCCGTTTCGACGGCACGGCGTTGTACGAGTACGACAACCCCCTGGAAGGTTTCCACCAAGACTGGAATACACTGATCTACAACCTTGGCCGCAACGAAGTGCGCGGCTTCATGCTGGCCTCGGCCTTGCACTGGCTCAAGTACTTCCACATCGACGGCCTGCGGGTCGATGCCGTGGCCTCGATGCTCTATCGCGACTACTCGCGCAAGGCCGGCGAATGGGTGCCCAACCGCCACGGCGGGCGCGAGAACCTGGAAGCCATCGACTTCATCCGCCACCTCAATACCGTGGCGGCCCACGAGGCGCCGGGGGCGCTGATCATCGCCGAGGAGTCCACCGCCTGGCCGGGGGTGAGCCAGCCGGTGCAGCAGGGCGGGCTGGGCTTTGCCTACAAATGGAACATGGGCTGGATGCACGACACCCTGCACTACATCCAGAACGACCCGGTGCACCGCGCCTACCATCACAACGAGATGAGCTTCGGGCTGATCTATGCCTACTCCGAACATTTCATCCTGCCCATTTCCCATGACGAGGTGGTGCACGGTAAGCATTCGCTGATCGACAAGATGCCGGGCGACCGCTGGCAGAAGTTCGCCAACCTGCGCGCCTACCTGGCGTTCATGTGGGCACACCCGGGCAAGAAGCTGCTGTTCATGGGCTGCGAGTTCGGCCAGTGGCGCGAGTGGAACCACGATCACCAGTTGGACTGGTACTTGCTGCAATACCCCGAGCACCAAGGGGTGCAGCGCCTGGTCGCGGACCTCAACCGCCTGTACCGCGAACTGCCCGCCCTGCACGAGCAGGACTGCCAGCCCCAGGGCTTCCAGTGGCTGATCGGCGACGATGCGCACAACAGTGTGTATGCCTGGCTGCGCTGGAGCAGCGCCGGCGAGCCGCTGCTGGTGGTGGCCAACTTCACCCCGGTGCCGCGCGAAGGCTATCGGATCGGTGTGCCGTTCGGCGAGCGCTGGCGGGAGCTGCTCAACAGCGATGCCGAGCTGTACGCCGGCACCAATGTCGGCAACCTGGGGGCGGTGGCCAGCGAGCAGATGCCCAGCCATGGGCAGCCGCTGTCGCTGGCGCTGAACCTGCCGCCGCTCGGTGTGCTGGTGATGAAGCCGGCTTGA
- a CDS encoding autotransporter outer membrane beta-barrel domain-containing protein, translated as MKRTSNPLRFDAIFCAVSTSLLLATPVETFALELQEGMPFDSFLQPPAVPQLSLEPVTAGGLGLGTLNAFSERMGERHRQPAPDLVASQWAQFFPGPARPGAQVPAQLEAPSQQLVIGPDLFVRETGEGHVHRAGFFVGHNNLQTSFNGMRRLLGDKQKNAVNLSGESLGVYWSMTHEQGWHVDAVAMGTRIDVNGRAENGQRLDDSGHAVTFSVEGGYPIGLGGGWVIEPQAQLINQQFFPSNRAQEETLQAFDSQPSWSGRVGAKLSGRYEVRGMPIEPYVRTNVWYDFSNADTVKLDQVDKISSSRYSTTVDLGLGLVARVTPKVALFVSADYSSDVDGNDLNGLIGSLGVRMRW; from the coding sequence ATGAAAAGAACCTCGAATCCTTTGCGCTTCGACGCGATTTTCTGCGCGGTTTCCACGTCGCTGCTCCTGGCAACCCCGGTGGAAACCTTCGCGCTCGAACTGCAGGAGGGCATGCCTTTCGACAGTTTTCTGCAACCGCCAGCGGTACCCCAGCTGTCCCTGGAACCGGTGACCGCCGGCGGCCTGGGCCTGGGCACGCTGAACGCGTTTTCCGAGCGCATGGGCGAACGCCACCGGCAACCGGCTCCGGATCTGGTTGCCAGCCAATGGGCGCAGTTCTTCCCAGGGCCTGCCCGGCCCGGCGCCCAGGTACCGGCACAATTGGAGGCGCCCAGCCAGCAATTGGTGATCGGCCCGGACCTGTTCGTGCGTGAAACCGGCGAAGGCCATGTGCACCGCGCCGGGTTCTTCGTCGGCCACAACAACCTGCAGACCAGCTTCAACGGCATGCGCCGGTTGCTCGGCGACAAGCAGAAGAACGCCGTCAACCTCAGCGGCGAGAGCCTGGGGGTGTACTGGAGCATGACCCATGAACAGGGCTGGCATGTCGATGCCGTGGCCATGGGCACGCGTATCGACGTCAATGGCCGCGCCGAGAACGGTCAGCGTTTGGACGACAGCGGCCATGCGGTGACCTTCTCGGTCGAAGGCGGCTATCCCATCGGCCTGGGAGGCGGTTGGGTGATCGAGCCCCAGGCGCAGTTGATCAACCAGCAATTTTTCCCCAGCAACCGGGCACAGGAAGAGACTTTGCAGGCCTTCGACAGCCAGCCGAGCTGGAGCGGCCGGGTCGGCGCCAAGCTGTCGGGCCGCTACGAAGTGCGCGGGATGCCGATCGAACCCTATGTGCGGACCAACGTCTGGTACGACTTCAGCAATGCCGACACTGTGAAGCTGGACCAGGTGGACAAGATCTCCAGCTCCCGCTACTCCACCACCGTGGACCTGGGTTTGGGGTTGGTGGCACGGGTGACGCCGAAGGTGGCGCTATTCGTCAGCGCCGACTACAGCAGCGATGTGGATGGCAATGACCTGAACGGCCTGATCGGCAGCCTGGGGGTGAGGATGCGCTGGTAA